The Schistocerca piceifrons isolate TAMUIC-IGC-003096 chromosome 11, iqSchPice1.1, whole genome shotgun sequence genome includes the window cgtcgacagttcctgtctctctgtatctcctccatgcccgaacaacattgctttggttcactccgagacgcccggacacttcccttgtcgagagccctttctgtcacaaagtaataatgcggatgcgatcgaaccgcggtattgaccgtctacgcacagttgaactacagacaacatgagccgtgtacctccttcccggcggaatgactggaactgattggatATCGAACCccatccatctaataggcactgctcatgcatgtttgtttacatctttgggcacgtttagtgacatctctgaacaatcaaagggactgtgtctgtgatacaatatccacagtctacgtatcttttcaggagttctgggaaccgggtggatgcaaaattttttttgatgtgcgtaaaaTAATTATGTAGTAGAAGTTTTGGTATGTATGCATAAGTATCCGTAGGTCCTCGATCAGGGTTCTGTAATGTGTTCAGTTATCAATTTTACGCAATATTCTTACTgcctgtgaattttaaaattttcctggcgaattgactgttcaaacaaatttcgaacTTGCAGCCAGTTGTCCTttaatacttcgcacgatatttcaactgggcacctgccagtcatcttcaggtgagccatcgcagactggcgaaaacttcCTCCATtctgcaatatatagcgtactgtaactattctgcgcatgcatcgaaaacttgatagttgagccacactgcccgccggcagcgccctcgctggtggaacagcggaactcagtcgccctctgcgttgctgtttgccacagcCGTCGATGCACTCTGtcatcttcgatttgagcaaaaCGTGGacatgatgggattccatgcactgtccagctggtagccgctgtcacggtttaacagattttaagCCAGTcacatttctacggattctttaataatggagtcccagagagacattgctgtggacaaaatcattgttttctcatactccattgtatgtccagtagaaatataatgttcagcaatagcggacttgcttggctgcaaaaggcgggtgtaacgttgatgttcagtgcagcgttcaggtatgtggatgacactttcatagtgtggcctcatggagaagataaattaatggagtttctacatcatgTCAACTTCATTCATAGTAACATCCTGTTCatcatggaaatagagaaagatggatgTCCTCGTTCGAAGGAAGAATGGTGGTTCTCTAGGGCAATCAGTTTACCAGAAACCCATTCaaactgatttgtacctgcaagcatcgagttgccatgagtttgcttaaaacactcgttgatagagctcatactgtctcagatctagatagcttacctcaagaactcgcccatctaaagacagtattcagcgaaaatgggtattccatccggcagattaacagggcactaacagttaaaactaagaagcaggaagtgaataaggaggagaacatgccggaacaatctttagcttttcttcctttcgttggcaacacttcgtttaaaatagcaagaatcctccgaaaatttcaggtaaaagtggttttttgcccaccatcgaagattgcggaccttgtgggatcagttaaggacaatctgttactacgaaaggccggaatttaaaaGATACCGTGCcagtgtggtatggcttacataggtcaaaccacatgcACCGTCAAAGAACACTGCACTGAACatcgttacacccgccttttgcagccaagcaagtccgctattgctggaCATTGTATTTCtaatggacattcaatggagtatgagaaaacaatgattttgtccacagcaacatctttctgggactccattattaaagaatccgtagaaatacgactggcggaaaatctgttaaaccgtgacagcggctaccagctggacagtgcatggaatcccatcatctccacgatttgctcaaattgaagacgacagagtgcgtcgactgccatggcaaacagcaacgcagagggcgactgagttccgctattccaccagcgagggcggtGCCGgcaggcagtgtggttcaactatcaagttttcgacgcatgcgcagaatagttacagtacgctatatattgcggaacggaggacgttttcgccagtctgcgacggctcacctgaagatgactggcaggtgcccagttgaaatatcgtgcgaagtattgaacgacgaccggctgcaagcccgaaatttgttctTACTGCCTGTTTCTGTAGAATAAACAACTGTTTGACCCTAGCTGCATTACCACATAAGAATGTGCCATAATAGCACAGTACTAATGAAATTATGCAATGTATACTAAAAATCCCATTTACGAGTTAAAATGTCACAACTTGTGCTGAGAGGACGTAGTATGAGGGAGTCTATTGTGAGCGGTGTGGTCTGGAGACGTTTAGCTTTCACAAATGGGAATGATTCATTCatgaaaaaatgtgtttcacaaagCAGCTgttcagtttgaagactggtttaTGCTGCTTTTTATTCTCGTCCACGTCATAAAAGCCTCTTCAGAACTTTTCACTTGAACCTCTttttgtattcaagccttggtctctctctacagtcTCTCTCTacagtctctccccccccccccccccccctcccctccactaaCTTCCATTatgaaactgatgattccttgatgcctcagactgtgtcctatcaacctttcccttcttttagtcaagttgtgaatAATTTTTTGCCCCCCAATttgatttagtacctcctcattacataCTTGATCTACCCACGtagtcttcagctttcttctgtagcatcacaattCAAAAGTTTGTTCTTGTTGCAACagtttcttgtccatgtttcacttctgtacaaagctacactccacacaaataccttcaggaaagcgTCCGGACACTTGAATCTGTATCTAATGTTAATGAATCTCTTTTCAGGAACGTCTTCCTTCCTATTGTGAATATACATTTTTTACCCTGTCTTATTTGACCATGATAAGTTATTCTGCTGCTCAAACAgcaaagcaaaactcatctactattttaagtgtctcatctcctaatctaattcccccagcatcactcgatttaattcgatgACGTGCCATTagctttcatttaaattttgtttatatACATCTGTGTTAAGGCACTATCCACTTTGTTCAACTGCCCTTGCAATTATTCTgtgatctctgacagaattactgtgtcaCTGGTGAGCCtttaagtctttatttcttctccctgtacttcaCATCCCTTTCAAAATTACTTCTCTGTTTCCTTTACTATTGAATAACactggtgataggctacaactgtCCGTCTCACTCCTAGAGTACTTCTCGCCTTTCACATCCTTTGACTCTTGTAACTTtagtccggtttctgtacaagctctaaATAAATTTCGCTTCCCATATTTTACACGTGCTACCTTCGTGAAGCTATATTTTTGAAAAACTGATGGCCAGCAAATCAGTCTTAAAGCTAGATGTTAAGGCCCTGAATAATGATTAAAATAAAACTCTATGAAGTTTGCACCAGGTGACTGCAAAAGATAAATTATCATTTTATAGTTCTCCCATTCTGCTTAGTTTATTATTTAACATAATAGGCACATATCAATAACATTCTCGGATACAGAACAAAAATCTGATTGCTCGACAACACTGGGAAGTCACAAACTCCATTCGCCAGTGCAAAACATGACAACATTGCCCCGAGAACAATTTAGAATACCTCGAGTCTCTTCGTAAACACACGTATTTGTTACTAGTGCCATTAGTGAAAGAGGAAGGGCTCTTACGAGATTTGCTTCTCTGGGCCTTTCGCGTGCACCCGCCGGTGGCGTTTCACGTGACTCGACACGGCAAAGCACTTGCCGCATATGTCGCAGCTGTACGGCTTCTCACCCGTGTGCACCCTGCCGTGTGCATTGAGAGAGCTGAGGTAGCAAAACGTCGCTCCACAGAGTCCGCAGCTATAAGGCCTCTCGCCGGAATGACTCTGCAAGTGTCTCTTCAGAGTGTTCAGCTCGGCAAACTGCCTCTCGCACAGATTGCAGCTGTAGGGCTTCTCGCCCGTATGCGTCAGTCTGTGCCTCTTGAGAGTCGCAGACCACATGAAGCTTTCGCCGCAGACATCGCAGCCGTAAGGCCTCTCGTCCGTGTGCCTCCGCGTGTGCGCCTTCAGGCTGTTCGGCGCGGCGAAGGAGCTCCCGCAAATTTCGCAGCTGTACTTTTTCTTTCCGGTGTGGAGTTGCCTGTGCGTTTTGAGTTTGTCCAGAAGAGAGAAGGACAGCCCGCAAACGTCGCACCGGTACGGCGTCTCGCCCGTGTGCAGCCGCAGGTGCCTCTTCAGGCTGTCGGAGTGGCCGAAGGTCCTCCCGCAGATTTCGCAGCGGTGAGGCTTCTCGTCGGAGTGCGTAATTTTGTGGTTGTGGAGGTGAATCCACTGGACGAAAGCTTTGCCGCAAATTTCGCAGGCGTACGGCCTCTCCCCGGAGTGAGTCCGCGTGTGAATGTTCAGGCTCTGGGGCGTCGGGAAGGCCTTGCCGCACGTATCGCAGCTGTGAGGACGTTTTCGGGGCTTCCGTCCGTCGTGAGGCAGCTCGGATCTTCCGGAAGTCTGAAGAGCCCCCCGTAGCCCGTCCTCGTGAGCAGTCACGTGTCCGAGCAGAGACTCTGCGTCGTCGAACACCTCCCCGCACACTCTGCAGATGTGGTCCGGAGGTGGCACACCCGGTACGTGGGTGAACACGTGGAGTACGAGGCTGTGCTTTAATGTAAAAGCTGAAGAGCATGAACTACATTCAAAGTCTTGCCCGACACTCTGTCTCGCTGCAGTATTACAGTTGCTGTGAGGTGCGCTCTCGTGCATCCGATACTGCGACAATCCCACATCGGTACCGACTCGTCCCGCCAGGGCAGGAATTGCTGTTTCTGTTGACGCAGTGGCGAAGAACCCAAATCTGTGGAGCATAATGTGAATGTATTAAACatacattatttcaaaaattaaaaataaaaacagtattaaATCATATTGTACAACATGCACACTGAAATGTAACCACCGTAGTCAGGTTATGACGTATTACACGATCTCGGCATTTAACGAAGAACCTGATACCTCAGCATACTTGGTTCCTGTATATTGTCACTTCAGGATTTTAGCAATAACACACAATTTTGAACAGACAATTAACACTTTTGGTTAATAATTTGAGTATTTCGTTTTATTCTGACTTCAAACCTCAGTCCATGCATAATTTGcaatctgtaataataataataataataataataataatgtgatggGATGATGGGCACTACATTGTTTTATGTCACATGAAAGTGTATTAATTAATGTAAAACAGAGTAGAGATGACTGCATGCAGTGAATACAGCTGCTGTATATCTGAAAGCATTTAACAAACCTTAAGACAAATAGGAAATTTCTAAAAGCAAAACTGTATGTTATGTGAAATGATTAGATCTCAATGAATGTAACAAATATTGTTGAACCACTTGTCACGTATTATCCGGTGaaaaattgttaatgtataataaatttaacttgtttgctacATTATGCAGcattcatttttcattatttagaagaaggtcttttatttcattttaaatttttacacccTGCCACTCTGCATACATTATCACTGCACTAATTTAGCAGTTATGTTGGCTGTAAAGTGCACAGGCTTAATATGAAAACGTCATTTGGGCAGACTATAGCCTTTACGTTACTACAGACACACAAAACATTCATGAAAATTAATAATATGCTGCATAATTTGTGTATATGTTCAataatcttgtgtgtgtgtgtgtgtgtgtgtgtgtgtgtgagagagagagagagagagagagagagagagagagagagagagtataaagGTGTGTACAAATCAAGAACATCCCCATCTGGAGATATAGCTACAATTATAACTTCACTGTTCTACACAGTATTCTGAAACGGAGGAAAGAAAGGAGATTATGGTTTAAGGATTTGTCAATGGTTACCTCATTAGAGACAGAATACAAATTCAAACTGAAgtgggatgggaaaggaaatcagcagAGTCCTTTTGAAAGGAACCGTGCCAACCAACATTCTGCTTTATTGATTTAAGGAATCCGTTGATGATCTAAATGCGGATGGCCAGGGAGGAATTGCAAATGCCCAGATGCCAAATGCACTGTCATCCTTGTCAGGTACAGAATACCACGATCTTAACACCTGATTCCAGACATACGACACCACAATCTCACGACTGGACCAGATGGTGAGTGTGTTGCAATTTCTACAGAGGGTAACTGGTCCAGTTGTTAAAAGTGTTCTATCAACCTCATCAAGCTTTCGACACCTAGGACCGgaataaattttttataaattctgaaagtagcagaggTACAATAATGTAAACTAAAGATTAtctacgacttgtacagaaactagactacACCTATAGGAGTCAAAAAACGTGAGAGGGAAGCAggggttgagaatggagtgagacatggttgtacccTCATcacaatgttattaaatctgtacagtgagctagcagtaaagaaaatcagaagaaattcGGAAAGGGAACAGAAGTTGAGGCAGAGAGTgttaagactttgaggtttgcagatgacattgtaattctgtcagagacagcagaggactttgaagagcagttgaacggcaagGATACCGTATTCAAAAGATGGTTAATACatgatattaaataaaagtaaaatcagGATAGTGGAATGCAGGTGATGAtttggaattaaattaggaaatatgTGACTgtaaaagtagtatatgagttttgctatttggacagtaaagtaactgatggCCAAAAGTAtacagaatataaaatgcagattggcagcagcaagaaaatcatttctgaaaaatagaaatgtgTCAAACCCGAATATAAATTAAGTGTTAGAAGTCTTTTATGGAGATATTTGTCAGTACAAGAAAGGTGCAACAtagtgtagttgaattaaatcacacGATGCTaggggaattagataaggaaataagGTGCTGAAAGTAGTAGACAGGGTTTTACTATTAGGAAACAAAGATAACTTACAAtgatagaagtagagaggataggaaTTTTAGACAAGCAGTAACAAGAAAAGCACTTccactttttttaataaaataaaaacacaaaattttagcaTGTTTTATagtctttatttatttagttaacccATTTTCAGCTTACATCACATTGTAAATCATTGCAGaggatgaaaaacattttttaaacaccTTTTTTGTGTTTCTTGTCTTTACTATTATTCTTCTGTCTATAGTTTAGTTTAATCACTACTACAATTTTGATTAGTTTGTTCCACTTGGCAATGTGAAATGCTTTCCaaaggtctacaaatgctatacaaaCTTATTCTGTCGACCGTAGAGCTACCCTCAGTTATACTGCGAAGGCACGGGAGTCGATCTATTGCCCCTCTGCCTTAAGGATTCTGCGGGCACTACATGCCATGGTTACCACGGTCTATGCCTTCTCAGAGGCCAAATTCACCTTCATATAAATTGGCTTTACTTATGTTCTTAAAGTGTCTGTGTATTATTTTTGGTAATATTTTCGAAAGTGTGAGCTCGGATGCTGAATGTGCTGTGATTTTCACACATGGCTGCTCTGTTCTTCTTTGGAATCGTTATCACAATACTTTTCTTAAAGTTTTTTGGGACGATACCAGTTTCGCACAAGTTATTCCAGAAGAATGGTCATTATTGAGGGACACCACAGGAATGATCGCTGGAAGCACAAAGGTCCAGTAGACACGAgccctaaagtgcataccttaagagtacgACCAATTTTTTCatcttcaatattgtgaaacaaatctcttgtactgcacactctttgctttccatattacgagaggtggtagtatggacccgAACAGCTGAGCCtcggttggagcgatggcgtattaaagtaaacgtcgacaagtgtgaagcagttctgttcacacgcagaccgaaactactgtgcaaacatcaacactgtagaccaataacactacatacacgcccaatacgtttccgagagaaagtcagataccttggtgtctggctggaccggaaacttacatggggggaaccacatcgaatacgttgccaaccgagcgcacacgaggctcaaacagctctacccaatgctcaacagggaaagcacactgaataggagggtgtcgaggtccatatacgtgacactgattagacctctgatgacatacgcagctcctgtctggggatatacagctcctacacgactgcgccacctgcagatcatacagaacaaggtgctacgaatcattagcaacgctccacgctacacatgcACTGtagatcttcaccatgaataccgccttgataccctcaaggaagtattcaaaaaacacgccacacgactatacaggaactcgagacactcgagcaATCCTTTcgtcctcactctgggaaactacgatcacaaccacaggtggaagcacaagcggccaaagacactgctagctagggcatagccacctatggtaaactaacatacgcaaacagcgacaaacgtcggtaagcccctccatatcagcaacactgactggcaactaccagctgctattagtgctgaccaacaggccacagcagggacaccgacaagctcgcccacagacgcacaaacaagctgccaacattccctcacactgtgcttccggtatatgacctatccgacacaagaccgataacaaacctaactgttgcaggttgctgacgctgaacgaggactctgtagcagcacccagcgccagccgccgagcagcaaaaacgcacaacgtcaaggtatcgacacacacgatacccactactaacaaagcctatccttgcacgacctatcgcaggcagcaagacaaccgctactgctcttaccacccgacctaactatcgcagaggtttttttcccttggctcttgccacggcactttttttcctctgaccttcaaaccactacccttcgtccgatttcgaccaatctatctccagatgagcgcgtattgatggttaaccctaaccagacgtacgcaaacatcgcagtacccacatcctgcgacacctcactttagtgaatactaacccctatgcagagatggcagtagaccttttgtgttggccatcatgccggtgtgggcgtggaggggctccacctctattgaaaaaaaaaaagtatggaccaaaacaagagaaaaatgttaagtaaatattgggttctaaaatgcacaccttaagagctatgagtacatttttgaagagaaGAGATGTGCTTCAAAGTGGTGAAGATGAACAAGCACTCACAACTCTTGAGGAACACATTTTAGAGCTtagtgtttactagactttttgctttgaatgaacattcctgtcacatccctgaatattcaccattcctcctggaacagccAGTATACCACTGACAGGTGGTTGCCTTGGTTCTGCATCTAATGCTTTAAGTACTCCACTGACAAACAAAAGTCAGCAAATGTCTGAACTTGGGCTTTGGAAGCGACCGGTTTGGTGCACAAATCAGGCTTCCTTGTTATCTTTTCCAACCAGTACTGAGTGTGGCTAGACTTCTGTGGTGGTTCCACATCAAACTGCTCCAGAAGGATCCTCCCGGGTATTTGAGGTATTCACTGGCTTCAGTGCTCAGTCACAAAGTCCAACAACATTGGTTCCTTTGTTCTATTTACATAAATTGCAATGACTGATATGCAATAAATTGATACGAGAGAGTTTTTATTGAGAAACTACAGAACGGTGTTTAGAATTATTTACAATATTATATGTAACAAAAGTATTGAATTGATCTATAGAACCATTTTGTTTGAAATGGACCCTCGAATGATACTTCAACAGAAGTAAACTATAATGAAGTACGTCACACCTTTAAAAATAATATATACACGAAATGGAAGTTTTTGTGCAATATTATGCTTTTTGTGAAGATATTTTACACAGAATCTTTAACCAGCTTACTGAAAAATATCAAGTTGCAAATGTTCTTCTCGTCTGGATGAAATTTGTGTGAAGATATCCTAAATTTACATATTAACCAGAGTTTACAACAGCAGTTGCGATCTTTAACAGTGTTGACATTAGACGTAAGGTCTGCGGACAGTTTATCGACCGATAACATTGAGATTATATCACGTAAAATTCACACGCGGTACTACAGGAATATTCCTTATTAATGGTATCAGATTGGTTTGTGTCCCCGATCTGAAAATATAGGACTTGCAGTATTAAATTTTCTCGACAAAAGATAAAAGGTGTTGTGCTTGAGGGTTAAAAGCTTACATGCTCTAATTCAAATCAACATTTTCGACTTGGGCACCAATGAGACAATTGACACAGAGCAATCTTGACAGTATTTGGCccagctgaagtggccgagcggttcaaggtgctacagtccgtaactgcgcgaccgctacggtcacaggttcgaatcctgcctcgggcagcgtAACGTTGCCTgtaatgcctctcctgggctcata containing:
- the LOC124719985 gene encoding zinc finger protein OZF-like, translating into MEDEVPGAAEGYEFMAVKQELREGTEADLLRMVQEPECIIVQKLEPGDYDLQLGESDTAQVHEDGVDQRLPDTPAGGAEQEVILGLAPEVEWVPTCLPADDEASRDPLASEGDIEPGAAEIYFDRTRFGFFATASTETAIPALAGRVGTDVGLSQYRMHESAPHSNCNTAARQSVGQDFECSSCSSAFTLKHSLVLHVFTHVPGVPPPDHICRVCGEVFDDAESLLGHVTAHEDGLRGALQTSGRSELPHDGRKPRKRPHSCDTCGKAFPTPQSLNIHTRTHSGERPYACEICGKAFVQWIHLHNHKITHSDEKPHRCEICGRTFGHSDSLKRHLRLHTGETPYRCDVCGLSFSLLDKLKTHRQLHTGKKKYSCEICGSSFAAPNSLKAHTRRHTDERPYGCDVCGESFMWSATLKRHRLTHTGEKPYSCNLCERQFAELNTLKRHLQSHSGERPYSCGLCGATFCYLSSLNAHGRVHTGEKPYSCDICGKCFAVSSHVKRHRRVHAKGPEKQIS